A genomic segment from Nicotiana sylvestris chromosome 1, ASM39365v2, whole genome shotgun sequence encodes:
- the LOC104238478 gene encoding uncharacterized protein — MFTGQGWPMEKLSSMKTAKSSGLLLLHLLTSQPSNPNNHSLLLFFPQKTNSLNKLTATNSLSTHILSQPLHLCKSSKWDSNAESIKNQNFIKVWDFEDEEEEEFYGDEILDQGAQVLQEYIDCIWIFKVFWSYGWALPPILIALLITGGPKAFLMALAIPLGQSTFSFAIQKMLDTTQNKPRRKSKTKKRQRVSTSNKTNFGRRGGSPKTRRRKPSYQTWASTNGVSANKDEPEVSRYGGWDELDQVSESTSTGSFVNSAQSSIGTSKIPVEKGKLSNQKAKSDTPLLLRLLISIFPFLAS; from the exons ATGTTCACTGGGCAAGGATGGCCAATGGAAAAGCTATCGTCAATGAAAACCGCTAAGAGTAgtggtcttcttcttcttcacctacTAACCTCTCAACCCTCAAACCCCAACAACCATTCTCTCCTTCTTTTCTTCCCTCAAAAAACCAATTCTTTAAATAAACTCACTGCTACAAATTCACTCTCTACTCATATTCTTTCTCAGCCTCTTCACCTCTGCAAGTCTAGCAAGTGGGACTCAAATGCTGAGTCTATCAAGAACCAGAATTTTATTAAAGTTTGGGATTTTGAAGATGAGGAAGAGGAGGAGTTTTATGGGGATGAAATCTTAGACCAAGGAGCTCAAGTTTTACAGGAATATATTGATTGTATTTGGATTTTTAAG GTTTTCTGGTCCTATGGTTGGGCGCTTCCGCCAATTCTAATAGCCTTGTTGATAACAGGAGGTCCTAAAGCTTTTCTTATGGCATTAGCCATTCCCCTTGGACAATCCACATTTTCTTTTGCAATCCAAAAGATGCTGGATACGACACAAAACAAACCAAGGCGCAAGAGTAAAACTAAGAAGAGGCAGCGTGTTTCCACCTCAAACAAGACAAACTTTGGGAGAAGAGGAGGAAGCCCCAAGACACGAAGGAGAAAGCCAAGTTATCAAACATGGGCGTCCACAAATGGCGTCTCAGCTAATAAGGATGAGCCCGAGGTATCTAGATACGGAGGATGGGATGAACTTGATCAAGTAAGTGAGTCTACTAGCACTGGTTCATTTGTAAATTCAGCTCAATCATCAATTGGAACATCAAAGATACCTGTGGAAAAGGGCAAGTTAAGTAACCAAAAAGCGAAAAGCGATACACCCCTATTGTTAAGGTTGTTGATTTCCATTTTCCCATTCTTGGCTTCATGA